The window GAGTCCATACGGCGGTAAGCGGTGATATAGGCTTTATGAATATCGTCGTTTTTATGAGTGATATCAAATGTTTTAAGTGCGCCGAACTCATTGCAAGGTCTTGTTTCGCCGGGCATAATTCTGTCGCAGTATTCGCTGCTTGTGCGCCCGCCGGGCACAAAATAATGACCGCAGCATTTACACGGCTTGAATTTAATCTTATTTGCAAGCATCTGCATTATATCAAAGCGAATTACATCATCCATAGTTTCGAGAGGGTAGATAATTACATCGCTTTCAAAATCAAAATGCGAATCAAATTGAAAATCAAACAGTTTGCTCTCTTTTCCGTAGTTTACAAAACGCTGATTAAGGGAGCCGTTTTTATCTTTCATAATATCATTTATATAAAACTTAATTTCAGCTTTTTTCTGCTCAATACTTGCTGTCATAGCATTGATAAAATTCATCATATAATGCGCCGAATCTTTTGGAGGCGCTGCAAAATCACTGCCCATAAACGCCGTAAATTCCGCAAGAGCTTTATCATCTGTTCCCTCGGCAAGGTATTCGATAAATGCAGCAATATAGACCGTTAAATAGCTGTTTTTATCTACGAACGGTGCAGCAATCGTTATAGCCTCACTTACACCGCCTGCGGCAAATGACGAAAGTATTTTTGTGAATATAGTTTCAAAATCGCTCCCGTCGATCCACAAAAAATCAAAAACCGCTTTGCCCGAAACAGAGCTTATCTCAGTTTCCTCTATCTGACTGAATTTTAACTTATAGTATGTCCGCTTGTTTTTTGAAAAGCCGAATATCTTTATATTATCTTTCATAACACACCTACTTTATATAACGAATATACATAATACTTGTATCTATTATATCATATCGTTTTTTAAAAGTCAACAAATACACAAAACGATTATAAAATATTTTTGAAAAATAATACTTGACAAACTTATAAGCGTGTGATATACTATAAACGACGATAAGTATATTTAACTTTATAATCGTTCTGTATATCCGTACATATACTATATCGGAAAGGAGGTCAGAAATATGAGCATTATAAACGACACACGCAAATTTAAACAATATCCCGATGTTCTGTCGGCAGACCAAGCGGCTGAAATTCTTGATGTAAGCAAGAAAACAATCTATAAAGCAATCAAAAGCAAGGATATTCACGCCGTAAAGGTCGGTCGGGAATATAAGATAGTAAAATCAAAGCTGATTGAAATGCTTGTAGTAGGAAGGTAGTGATGAAAACGAAAAAAGAAGTTAAGGTTTCGGGACATTTGGAGGCAATCGGCGGAGTTTATCATATGAAGCTTTCGTGGATAGACGATGCCGGAAAACGCCGCCGCAAATCAAAAAGCACCGGATTGGCTGAACGAGGAAATAAAAAACGAGCAAACGATATGCTTATCGACTTTATGCGTGAACAGGAAGCTGAAATCGCCGCAAGCGGCGATTCGGCAACGGACATTCTTTTCACGGATTATATGCAACAATGGCTTGAACGCGTCAAACCGAGTATTCAGCTTACTACATACAGCGGCTATCGCGACAATGTGTGCAGCATAATTATACCGTATTTCAAGCCGCTTGAATTTAAGCTCAGAGATGTTACGGCGCAGCATATTCAGGATTTTTACACTGAGCAGATGAAGCGCGTATCGGGTAAAACGGTTAAAAGGTATCACGCAAATATACACAAAGCATTTAAAGATGCACGGCGGCTTCAAATTATTGATTCCAATCCTATGGATTGCGTTGAACCTCCGAAAGCACAGCCTTTTCACGGGCAAGCCTATACGATTGAAGAATCTCAAAAAATTCTTGCTTTGGTGAGTGACACAATTTTTGAAATTCCGATTACGATGATGCTGTTTTACGGATTACGCAGAGAAGAAGCAATCGGTCTTAAATGGTCTAACATTGATTTTGAAAATGACAGTATTCTTATCGGTCATACAGTAACCGAAACAAGAGTTGACGGACATTTGCAAATGATACAAAAAGACCTGACCAAAAACAACAGCAGCTTTAGAAGTCTGCCGCTGGTAGCACCGATTAAAGAGCTTTTGGACGAAAAAAGAAAGAGTATTTATGAGTGCAAAAAGCTTTTCAAAAGCGGTTATTGCAGCAAATACTCGGATTATGTGTGCGTTAATGAAATCGGGGAGTTGATACGACCGAGAACTCTTTCTGATAATTTTAAGAGAATTATCAAGAAAAACAATATCCGAAATTTAAGGCTTTACGATTGCAGACACACGGCAGCGAGCATAATGCTGAAAAACGGTGTAAGTATGAAACAAATTCAAATGATACTCGGTCACAGCGATTATGCAACAACGGCAAATATTTATTCTCATCTTGATTATGCGGATAAGGTTTCCGCAACAAAAGAGATGAAGAATATACTGTACGGTAACGAATAATGGAGAGGTTTAAGGCAAAATTGGGCAAAAAACACAAAGTAAATGCGGGTTCGCAAAAGTAAGCAAACCCGCATAATTGGCGGACAGGGTGGGATTCGAACCCACGAGCCGCTTGCGCGACTACCTGATTTCGAGTCAGGGCCGTTATGACCTCTTCGATACCTGTCCAAATATTAAAAACAGTGCAGCGTGAACACTACCTTGCCATTATACAACAAAACACATCAATAGTCAAGTGTTTTAAAGCAAATATTTCTAAATTTTTTATCAATTCTTATAAATATCCGATTAAAATTGCGAAAATTCTCCCGTGCTTGCTTCTGTAAAAACAACATATACGGCTCTCCCGCACTCTGCAAGAGAGCCGTATTATGCAAATTTTTTCGCAAATCTGCTTTACTTCATTGTAACAATCTTTTTCAGCATCAAATTAAGCCAGTCGCCCTCGAAAAGCTCAATCATACCCTTGTCACACGCCGACGCAAGCTTTGTGTCGACAGGAAGCTTGCAAACCGTATCAATTCCGAGGTCTTCCGCCGCCTTATCAGCCTTGCTTTTGCCGAACGCCTCGATTTTTTTACCGCAGTCGGGACACTGAACATAGCTGAAATTTTCAACCAGTCCCAAAATCGGAATATCGAGCATCTGCGCCATTTTAACCGCCTTGCCGACAATCATAGACACCAAATCCTGCGGAGATGTCACAACAATAATTCCGTCAATCGGAATTGACTGATACACCGTAAGCGGAACATCACCCGTTCCGGGAGGCATATCAATAAACATATAATCAACGTCACCCCAGATAACGTCAGTCCAAAACTGCTTAACCGCGCCTGCAATGACGGGACCTCTCCACACAACGGGGTCGGTCGGCTCCTCCAAAAGCAGGTTTATGCTCATAACGTCAATTCCCGTTTTTGTTTTTACGGGATAAATTCCGCTGTCGTCGGTTTCCGCGCGCTTTGTAAGATTAAACATCTTCGGCACCGACGGACCTGTAATGTCCGCGTCCAAAATTGCGGTTTTATATCCGGCACGGCTTGTGAGCACCGACATAAGTCCCGTGATAAGCGACTTGCCGACACCGCCTTTGCCTGACACAACACCGATAACTTTTTTAATATTGCTGAGCGCGTGCGGTTTTTCCAAAAAGCTTTTAGGGTCGCGCGATGCACAGCTTTCGCCGCAGTTTGAACAATCGTGAGTACATTCGCTCATAATGATAACCTCCAAAAAATTAAATATTTTCTATCTGCCAGTCAATCGGCTCTTTTCCGTTTTTTACAAGAATTTCATTTGCAGTTTTAAAATGATTGCAGCCCAAAAATCCGCGGTGAGCCGAGAGCGGACTCGGGTGCGGCGCGGTGAGCACATAGTGCCTTTTTTTATCTATAAACGCCGCCTTTTTTGCCGCAAAACTACCCCACAAAAGAAATATAACAGGCTCGGTGCGCTCGTTTAAACAGCGTATAACGTCGTCGGTGAAAATCTCCCACCCAATCGCCGAGTGTGAGTTTGCCCTGTCTTTTATAACCGTGAGCGACGCATTGAGCAATAAAACGCCCTGACGCGCCCACTTTTCCAAATAGCCGTTGTTAGGGATATAGCACCCCAAACTGCGGTTTAATTCCTTATAAATATTCACCAGCGACGGCGGAATTGCAATGCCCTTTTTCACCGAAAAAGCAAGCCCGTGCGCCTGATTTACGCCGTGATACGGGTCCTGTCCTATTATGACGATTTTCGTATCTTTGTACGGCGTCCATTTGAGCGCGTTAAAAATGTCGTACATTGACGGATAAACCGTTTTTGTTGCATATTCGTTTTTGAGAAACGAACGCAGTTTTATATAATATTCTTTGTCAAATTCGCCTTTTAATACCTCGTCCCAGTCATTGCCGAAATTAACCACGGCAAATCACCTCCGCGGATTAGTTTTTGCTCCTTGCCTTTGCGCGGAGCGTTTTGTCAAGAATTTTCTTTCTCAATCTCAAATGCTTGGGAGTAACCTCCAAAAGCTCATCGTCCGCGATAAATTCAATGCATTGTTCAAGCGACAAAACTGTGTGCGGAACAAGTCTTAAAGCCTCGTCCGAACCCGACGCACGCATATTTGTAACGTGTTTTTTCTTGCAGACGTTAACCTCAACGTCGTCAACACGCGAGTTTTCGCCCACAATCATACCCGAGTAAACCTGTTCGCCCGGTCCTATAAACATAGTGCCTCTGTCCTGCGCGTTGAAAAGTCCGTAGGTTACGCTTTCGCCCGTTTCAAACGCAACAAGCGAACCGCGCTGACGTGCCGGAATGTCGCCCTTGTATTCCTCATAACCCGAAAGAACGTGGTTCATAACGCCGTTTCCGCGCGTATCGGTCATAAGAATTGAACGGTAGCCGATAATTCCTCTCGACGGAATTTTAAACTCCAGCCTTGTATAACCGCCGTTCCCGCCCGTCATATTAACCATCTGCGCTTTTCTCTCGGCAAGCTTGTCTATAACCACTCCGACGCAGTCCTCGGGAACGTCTATCATAAGAAGCTCAATCGGCTCCATCATTTTGCCGTCTATTTTTTTGTTGATAACAACAGGGCGCGAAACCTGGAATTCATAACCCTGACGGCGCATTGTTTCGATAAGCACCGAAAGGTGAAGTTCTCCCCTTCCCGATACCTTAAACGCGTCGGCGGAGTCGGTTTCTTCAACCTTTAAGCTTACATTTGTTTCCATTTCTTTAAAAAGTCTGTCGCGCAGATGTCTTGACGTTACAAATTCGCCGTCCTGGCCTGCAAACGGACTGTTGTTAACGCTGAACGTCATCGAAAGCGTAGGCTCGTCTATTTCAACGAACGGAAGCGGTTCAATGCAGTTTGCGTCGCAAAGCGTTTCGCCGATGTTTATTTTGCCGAGTCCCGAAACGTTGACAATGTCGCCGACCTTCGCCTCGGTTACCTCAACTCTGTTTAAGCCCTGGAACTGATAAATTTTTCCGACTTTAACATTTCTTGTTGTGCCGTCCTTTGAGCAAAGCGTTGTGGACTGTCCCACTTTTATAACACCGCGTTCAACCCTGCCGAGCGCCATTGTGCCGACATAATCGTCGTAGTCGATGTTTGAAATAAGGAACTGCAAAGGTGCGTCCTCGTCGCCCTCGGGCGGATTTACATTTTCCAAAATCATATCGAAAAGCGGTTTCATACTGCCGTCGTGCTTTTCGGGGTGGCGCGTTGCATATCCGTCACGCGCTGACGCAAAAACAACAGGTGAATTAAACTGCTCCTCGGTAGCGTCAAGCTCCAAAAACAGCTCCAGCACCTCGTCCACAACTTCATACGGGCGCGCATTCGGACGGTCGATTTTGTTTATAACGATAATCGGCTTTAAGTTGAGCGCAAGCGCTTTTTTAAGCACAAACCTCGTCTGGGGCATACAGCCCTCGAACGCGTCTACAAGCACCAAAACGCCGTCAACCATTTTAAGAACACGCTCAACCTCACCGCCGAAGTCCGCGTGTCCCGGTGTGTCAACAATGTTGATTTTCACTCCGTTATACATAAGCGAAGTGTTTTTCGACAAAATTGTAATTCCTCTTTCTTTTTCGAGGTCGTTGTTATCCATAACGCGCTCGTCAACGTGCTGATTTTCTCTGAACACGCCGCCCTGTTTGAGCATAGCGTCAACCAGCGTTGTTTTGCCGTGGTCAACGTGCGCGATAATAGCAATATTTCTCAAATCTTCTCTTTTGCTCATTAAAATTAACTCCTTAATTTTTCTCTAACTTATAGGATAATACAAAATCGGCGCTATGTCAATAAAAAATCCGTTGTTTCGTCAAAACAACGGAAATTTTTATCATTTTAATGCAGTTTATTATAATCTTTTTTCCAAATCGGCTTTCATATCTTCGTATCCGGGTTTGCCGAGGAGTGCAAACATATTCTTTTTGTATGCCTCAACGCCAGGCTGATTGAACGGATTTACACCGAGAATATATCCCGAAACACCGCACGCTTTTTCAAAGAAGTAAACCAAATTGCCGAAGTGATAAGCGTCGATTTTGGGGATATTTATAACAATGTTGGGAACATTTCCGTCGGTGTGCGCAAGGAGAGTACCCTCAAAAGCTTTGCTGTTAACATAGTTTACGCCTTTTCCCGCAAGAAAGTTAAGTCCGTCAATATTGCCGTCAACCTCATCGATAATAATATCGTTCGTCGGCTCGTCAACCTTCAAAACGGTTTCAAAAATAATTCTTGCGCCGTCCTGAATATACTGTCCCATTGAATGGAGGTCGGTCGAGAAGTTAACCGACGCCGGGAAAATACCTTTGCCGTCTTTGCCCTCGCTCTCGCCGAAAAGCTGTTTCCACCACTCCGAAAAATACTGCATACAAGGCTCATAGTTAACCATAATTTCGGTCGTTTTGCCTTTGCGGAGAAGAATGTTTCGCAGTGCCGCATATTTTAAGCAGTCGTTTTCTTCGTACGGCTTTTTGTATTCCTCCATAGCGTCCTTTGCACCCTGCATCATAGCGTCAATGTCAATGCCCGCAACCGCAATCGGCAAAAGTCCGACGGGAGTTAAAACCGAAAATCTTCCGCCAACGTCGTCGGGGATAACAAAAGTTTCGTAACCCTCCGTGTCGGAAAGCGATTTAAGAGTTCCTTTAGCCTTGTCGGTTGTCGCAAAAATCCTTTCTCTTGCACCGTCCTTGCCGTATTTCTTCTCCAAAAGCTCTTTAAAAATTCTGAAAGCAAGCGCCGGCTCGGTTGTCGTTCCCGATTTCGAAATAACGTTAACGCTGATGTCTTTGTCTTTAACGAGATTTACCAAATCGTGAAGATAATTCGAGCTTATGCTGTTGCCGGCAAAAAGAATTTGCGGAGCTTTTCTGTCGTTTTTGTCCAAAAGGTTGTAAAACGAATTGGTGAGCATATCGAGCGCCGCTTTTGCGCCGAGGTATGAACCGCCGATACCGATAACAACCAAAACGTCGGAGTTTTCTCTTATTTTAGCCGCCGCTTTTTTAATTCTTTCAAATTCGTTTATGTCATAATTTGCAGGAAGTGTCGTCCAGCCCAAATAATCACATCCTGCGCCGTTTTTCTCATCAAGAGTGTTCTGCGCGCTTAAAACCGCGGTTTTCATATTCTTAATTTCGTCGTCATTTATAAATTCAGACGCTTTTGAATAGTTGAGTTTTATCATAATGTAACCACCTTCATTATATAAATCGCTTTGATTATACTCCTTTTTTATGCGTTTGTCAAATATTATAAATATTTAATATATTTTGCACATTTTTGAGCTTGAATATAAAGGTATTTTTATACAAAAAAGAGATGAAACATTAAAATTTCACCTCTTTTGCATTTTAAACTATTTCGTCTTTTTTATCGCGT of the Qingrenia yutianensis genome contains:
- a CDS encoding helix-turn-helix domain-containing protein, which codes for MSIINDTRKFKQYPDVLSADQAAEILDVSKKTIYKAIKSKDIHAVKVGREYKIVKSKLIEMLVVGR
- a CDS encoding Mrp/NBP35 family ATP-binding protein, whose product is MSECTHDCSNCGESCASRDPKSFLEKPHALSNIKKVIGVVSGKGGVGKSLITGLMSVLTSRAGYKTAILDADITGPSVPKMFNLTKRAETDDSGIYPVKTKTGIDVMSINLLLEEPTDPVVWRGPVIAGAVKQFWTDVIWGDVDYMFIDMPPGTGDVPLTVYQSIPIDGIIVVTSPQDLVSMIVGKAVKMAQMLDIPILGLVENFSYVQCPDCGKKIEAFGKSKADKAAEDLGIDTVCKLPVDTKLASACDKGMIELFEGDWLNLMLKKIVTMK
- a CDS encoding tyrosine-type recombinase/integrase produces the protein MKTKKEVKVSGHLEAIGGVYHMKLSWIDDAGKRRRKSKSTGLAERGNKKRANDMLIDFMREQEAEIAASGDSATDILFTDYMQQWLERVKPSIQLTTYSGYRDNVCSIIIPYFKPLEFKLRDVTAQHIQDFYTEQMKRVSGKTVKRYHANIHKAFKDARRLQIIDSNPMDCVEPPKAQPFHGQAYTIEESQKILALVSDTIFEIPITMMLFYGLRREEAIGLKWSNIDFENDSILIGHTVTETRVDGHLQMIQKDLTKNNSSFRSLPLVAPIKELLDEKRKSIYECKKLFKSGYCSKYSDYVCVNEIGELIRPRTLSDNFKRIIKKNNIRNLRLYDCRHTAASIMLKNGVSMKQIQMILGHSDYATTANIYSHLDYADKVSATKEMKNILYGNE
- a CDS encoding glucose-6-phosphate isomerase, with the translated sequence MIKLNYSKASEFINDDEIKNMKTAVLSAQNTLDEKNGAGCDYLGWTTLPANYDINEFERIKKAAAKIRENSDVLVVIGIGGSYLGAKAALDMLTNSFYNLLDKNDRKAPQILFAGNSISSNYLHDLVNLVKDKDISVNVISKSGTTTEPALAFRIFKELLEKKYGKDGARERIFATTDKAKGTLKSLSDTEGYETFVIPDDVGGRFSVLTPVGLLPIAVAGIDIDAMMQGAKDAMEEYKKPYEENDCLKYAALRNILLRKGKTTEIMVNYEPCMQYFSEWWKQLFGESEGKDGKGIFPASVNFSTDLHSMGQYIQDGARIIFETVLKVDEPTNDIIIDEVDGNIDGLNFLAGKGVNYVNSKAFEGTLLAHTDGNVPNIVINIPKIDAYHFGNLVYFFEKACGVSGYILGVNPFNQPGVEAYKKNMFALLGKPGYEDMKADLEKRL
- the ung gene encoding uracil-DNA glycosylase, with protein sequence MVNFGNDWDEVLKGEFDKEYYIKLRSFLKNEYATKTVYPSMYDIFNALKWTPYKDTKIVIIGQDPYHGVNQAHGLAFSVKKGIAIPPSLVNIYKELNRSLGCYIPNNGYLEKWARQGVLLLNASLTVIKDRANSHSAIGWEIFTDDVIRCLNERTEPVIFLLWGSFAAKKAAFIDKKRHYVLTAPHPSPLSAHRGFLGCNHFKTANEILVKNGKEPIDWQIENI
- a CDS encoding DUF6076 domain-containing protein, whose translation is MKDNIKIFGFSKNKRTYYKLKFSQIEETEISSVSGKAVFDFLWIDGSDFETIFTKILSSFAAGGVSEAITIAAPFVDKNSYLTVYIAAFIEYLAEGTDDKALAEFTAFMGSDFAAPPKDSAHYMMNFINAMTASIEQKKAEIKFYINDIMKDKNGSLNQRFVNYGKESKLFDFQFDSHFDFESDVIIYPLETMDDVIRFDIMQMLANKIKFKPCKCCGHYFVPGGRTSSEYCDRIMPGETRPCNEFGALKTFDITHKNDDIHKAYITAYRRMDSRQRAKLITKDEFKKFGKIARAERKKCYNGEITLEQFKTWLDDFR
- the typA gene encoding translational GTPase TypA produces the protein MSKREDLRNIAIIAHVDHGKTTLVDAMLKQGGVFRENQHVDERVMDNNDLEKERGITILSKNTSLMYNGVKINIVDTPGHADFGGEVERVLKMVDGVLVLVDAFEGCMPQTRFVLKKALALNLKPIIVINKIDRPNARPYEVVDEVLELFLELDATEEQFNSPVVFASARDGYATRHPEKHDGSMKPLFDMILENVNPPEGDEDAPLQFLISNIDYDDYVGTMALGRVERGVIKVGQSTTLCSKDGTTRNVKVGKIYQFQGLNRVEVTEAKVGDIVNVSGLGKINIGETLCDANCIEPLPFVEIDEPTLSMTFSVNNSPFAGQDGEFVTSRHLRDRLFKEMETNVSLKVEETDSADAFKVSGRGELHLSVLIETMRRQGYEFQVSRPVVINKKIDGKMMEPIELLMIDVPEDCVGVVIDKLAERKAQMVNMTGGNGGYTRLEFKIPSRGIIGYRSILMTDTRGNGVMNHVLSGYEEYKGDIPARQRGSLVAFETGESVTYGLFNAQDRGTMFIGPGEQVYSGMIVGENSRVDDVEVNVCKKKHVTNMRASGSDEALRLVPHTVLSLEQCIEFIADDELLEVTPKHLRLRKKILDKTLRAKARSKN